A single window of Usitatibacter rugosus DNA harbors:
- the nuoG gene encoding NADH-quinone oxidoreductase subunit NuoG — protein sequence MPINLEIDGTAVTVENGQTVMEAANKLGLFVPHFCYHKKLSIAANCRMCLVQVEKAPKPLPACATPATEGMKVQTHSKQAIDAQKGVMEFLLINHPLDCPICDQGGECQLQDLAVGYGGSASRYQEEKRSVANKDLGPLISTDMTRCIHCTRCVRFGQEVAGVMELGMAGRGEHSEILSFVGRTVDSEVSGNMIDLCPVGALTSKPFRYTARSWELSRRKSVSAHDSLNSPMVIQTKQDRVMRSLPLEDETLNEGWLSDRDRFAYEGLNADDRLTRPMVKRSTGWAEVEWAEALDVAAKGLKDVAVKHGGDALGCLVAPNLTVEELHLAQALVRGLGCDNIDHRLRQSSFPKTAGAPWLGMPVADLSKLEAVLLVGSTLRKEQPLLATRLRAAAKKGLAVHVLHAADDSLLMPVAGKRIVKPSKLVSEVASFAEALKGKKAAILLGHYAQQHSQFSELLSAVQRLAKETGATVGVLPDGANAVGAHRVGALPRKGLDARGMVAAPRKGYFLAGVEPEVDCPAGTVRALAGAEFVVALTAYRNGLADHAHVMLPIGPFTETGGTFVNMEGRAQTFNAVVKPLGDSKPAWKVLRMLGDELGLDGFQVETIEQLRHAIAPDLAAWARTGLDNAISTEGAAGRSGSGTYERIAEVPLYATDAIVRRSAPLQKTADAAAAGKARMNPATFAALGLADGQSVRLRQGGGEAVLPAAIDAAVPEGCVRVARGIRETVALGEGELTIEKVSVQRVA from the coding sequence ATGCCCATCAACCTGGAAATCGACGGTACGGCCGTCACGGTCGAGAACGGCCAGACGGTGATGGAAGCCGCGAACAAGCTCGGCCTCTTCGTCCCGCACTTCTGCTACCACAAGAAATTGAGCATCGCGGCCAACTGCCGCATGTGCCTGGTGCAAGTGGAGAAGGCGCCCAAGCCGCTGCCGGCCTGCGCCACGCCCGCCACCGAGGGCATGAAGGTGCAGACGCACTCGAAGCAGGCCATCGACGCGCAGAAGGGCGTGATGGAGTTCCTGCTCATCAACCACCCGCTCGACTGCCCGATCTGCGACCAGGGCGGCGAATGCCAGCTGCAGGACCTCGCCGTGGGCTACGGCGGCTCCGCCTCGCGCTACCAGGAAGAGAAGCGCTCGGTGGCGAACAAGGACCTCGGCCCACTCATCTCCACGGACATGACGCGCTGCATCCACTGCACGCGCTGTGTTCGCTTCGGCCAGGAAGTCGCCGGCGTGATGGAGCTCGGCATGGCTGGGCGCGGCGAGCACTCCGAGATCCTCTCGTTCGTCGGCCGCACGGTCGACTCCGAAGTGTCGGGCAACATGATCGACCTCTGCCCGGTCGGCGCGCTCACCTCCAAGCCGTTCCGCTACACGGCTCGCTCGTGGGAGCTCTCCCGCCGCAAGTCCGTCTCCGCGCACGACTCGCTCAACTCCCCGATGGTCATCCAGACCAAGCAGGACCGAGTGATGCGCTCCCTGCCGCTCGAGGACGAGACGCTGAACGAAGGCTGGCTCTCCGACCGCGACCGCTTCGCCTACGAAGGCTTGAACGCCGACGACCGCCTCACCCGCCCGATGGTGAAGCGCTCCACCGGCTGGGCCGAGGTCGAGTGGGCCGAGGCCCTCGACGTCGCCGCCAAGGGTTTGAAGGACGTCGCCGTGAAGCACGGCGGCGATGCGCTCGGCTGCCTCGTGGCCCCGAACCTCACCGTCGAGGAGCTGCACCTGGCCCAGGCCCTGGTGCGCGGCCTGGGGTGCGACAACATCGATCACCGCCTGCGCCAGTCCTCGTTCCCGAAGACGGCCGGCGCTCCGTGGCTCGGCATGCCGGTCGCGGATCTCTCGAAGCTGGAGGCCGTGCTGCTGGTGGGCTCGACGCTCCGCAAGGAACAACCGCTCCTCGCCACGCGCCTGCGCGCCGCGGCCAAGAAGGGCCTCGCCGTGCACGTGCTGCACGCGGCCGATGATTCCCTGCTGATGCCGGTGGCCGGCAAGCGCATCGTGAAGCCTTCGAAGCTCGTCTCCGAAGTGGCCTCGTTCGCCGAGGCGCTGAAGGGCAAGAAGGCCGCGATCCTCCTCGGCCACTACGCGCAGCAGCATTCGCAATTCTCGGAGCTGCTCTCCGCCGTGCAGCGCCTCGCGAAGGAAACCGGTGCCACGGTCGGCGTGCTGCCTGACGGCGCCAATGCCGTCGGAGCGCACCGCGTCGGCGCCCTCCCGCGCAAGGGCCTGGACGCGCGCGGCATGGTCGCCGCGCCGCGCAAGGGCTACTTCCTGGCCGGCGTGGAACCCGAAGTCGATTGCCCCGCCGGAACCGTGCGCGCGCTCGCCGGCGCGGAATTCGTCGTGGCCCTCACCGCCTACCGCAACGGCCTCGCCGACCATGCGCACGTGATGCTGCCGATCGGCCCGTTCACCGAGACCGGCGGCACGTTCGTGAACATGGAAGGCCGCGCGCAGACCTTCAACGCGGTCGTGAAGCCGCTCGGCGACTCGAAGCCTGCGTGGAAAGTGCTGCGCATGCTCGGCGACGAGCTGGGCCTGGACGGCTTTCAGGTCGAGACGATCGAGCAGCTTCGCCACGCCATCGCGCCGGATCTCGCGGCCTGGGCCCGCACTGGCCTCGACAACGCCATCTCCACCGAAGGCGCCGCCGGCCGTTCCGGCAGCGGCACCTACGAGCGCATCGCCGAAGTGCCGCTGTACGCCACGGATGCGATCGTGCGCCGCTCGGCCCCGCTGCAGAAGACCGCCGATGCGGCCGCGGCCGGCAAGGCGCGCATGAACCCCGCCACGTTCGCCGCGCTGGGCCTGGCCGACGGCCAGTCCGTGCGCCTGCGCCAGGGCGGAGGTGAAGCCGTGCTGCCTGCCGCCATCGACGCCGCGGTTCCGGAAGGCTGCGTGCGCGTCGCGCGCGGCATCCGCGAAACGGTGGCGCTGGGCGAGGGCGAGCTCACGATCGAGAAAGTCTCCGTGCAGAGGGTCGCGTGA
- the nuoF gene encoding NADH-quinone oxidoreductase subunit NuoF, producing the protein MLDYGPDAVIMKGLDGENWRLKDYEARGGYAALKKIVAEKLTPDAIIAEVKKGALRGRGGAGFPTGLKWTFMPKNYTGQKYVVCNSDEGEPGTFKDRDIHRYNPHILIEGMIIAGYCMGATVGYNYVHGEIWAEYERFEEALEEARKAGYLGKNILGGGIDFELFAHHGYGAYICGEETALLESLEGKKGQPRFKPPFPASYGVYGKPTTINNTETFAAVPAIVMNGGDWFLGMGKPNNGGTKIFSVSGHVNKPGNYEVRLGTPFAKLLEMAGGMRGGKKLKGVIPGGSSMPVLTGEVMMATDMDYDSIAKAGSMLGSGAVIVMDEDTCMVKAAERLAYFYFEESCGQCTPCREGTGWLYRIIQRIEHGEGRMEDLDLLLNLADNIQGRTICALGDAAAMPVRAFVKVFREEFEYHIKNKCCSVKAGGYSSAHGDAAKMAAD; encoded by the coding sequence ATGCTCGACTACGGTCCGGACGCCGTGATCATGAAGGGCCTGGACGGCGAGAACTGGCGCCTCAAGGACTACGAAGCGCGCGGCGGCTACGCGGCGCTGAAGAAGATCGTCGCCGAGAAGCTCACGCCCGACGCGATCATCGCGGAAGTGAAGAAGGGCGCGCTTCGCGGCCGCGGCGGCGCGGGCTTCCCCACCGGCCTCAAGTGGACCTTCATGCCCAAGAACTACACCGGGCAGAAGTACGTCGTGTGCAATTCCGACGAAGGCGAGCCCGGCACGTTCAAGGACCGCGACATCCATCGCTACAACCCGCACATCCTCATCGAGGGGATGATCATCGCCGGGTACTGCATGGGTGCGACGGTCGGCTACAACTACGTCCACGGCGAGATCTGGGCCGAGTACGAACGCTTCGAGGAAGCGCTGGAGGAAGCCCGCAAGGCCGGCTACCTCGGCAAGAACATCCTCGGCGGCGGCATCGATTTCGAGCTCTTCGCCCACCACGGCTACGGCGCGTACATCTGCGGCGAGGAGACGGCGCTGCTGGAATCGCTCGAGGGCAAGAAGGGCCAGCCGCGCTTCAAGCCGCCGTTCCCTGCGAGCTACGGCGTCTACGGCAAGCCCACCACGATCAACAACACCGAGACCTTCGCGGCTGTCCCCGCCATCGTGATGAACGGCGGCGACTGGTTCCTCGGCATGGGCAAGCCCAACAACGGCGGCACCAAGATCTTTTCCGTGTCGGGCCACGTGAACAAGCCCGGCAACTACGAGGTGCGCCTGGGCACGCCGTTCGCGAAGCTGCTCGAGATGGCCGGCGGCATGCGCGGCGGCAAGAAGCTGAAGGGCGTGATCCCCGGCGGCTCGTCCATGCCCGTGCTCACGGGCGAAGTGATGATGGCCACCGACATGGACTACGACTCGATCGCGAAGGCGGGCTCGATGCTCGGCTCCGGCGCGGTCATCGTGATGGACGAGGACACCTGCATGGTGAAGGCCGCGGAGCGCCTCGCGTACTTCTACTTCGAGGAGTCCTGCGGCCAGTGCACGCCGTGCCGCGAGGGCACGGGCTGGCTCTACCGCATCATCCAGCGCATCGAGCACGGCGAGGGTCGCATGGAAGACCTGGACCTCCTGCTCAACCTCGCCGACAACATCCAGGGCCGCACGATCTGCGCGCTGGGCGACGCGGCGGCGATGCCGGTGCGCGCGTTCGTGAAGGTGTTCCGCGAGGAATTCGAATACCACATCAAGAACAAGTGCTGCAGCGTGAAGGCCGGCGGGTATAGCTCGGCCCACGGCGATGCGGCCAAAATGGCGGCGGACTGA
- the nuoE gene encoding NADH-quinone oxidoreductase subunit NuoE: MSLLSDGALAKIEREATKYPPEQRQSAVMSALAIAQDEHGWLSNELMEEVAKVLGMPPVAVYEVATFYAMYNLKPNARHKVTVCTNLPCALSGGADAAEYLKKKLGVDFNETTADGGFTLKEGECMGACGDAPVLLVDNKRMCSFMSNEKLDKLIEELK, translated from the coding sequence ATGAGCCTGCTCTCCGACGGCGCCCTCGCGAAGATCGAGCGGGAGGCCACCAAGTACCCGCCCGAGCAGCGGCAGTCCGCGGTGATGAGCGCGCTCGCCATCGCCCAGGATGAGCACGGCTGGCTGTCCAACGAACTGATGGAAGAGGTCGCGAAGGTGCTGGGCATGCCGCCCGTCGCGGTCTACGAGGTCGCCACGTTCTACGCGATGTACAACCTCAAGCCGAACGCGCGCCACAAGGTGACGGTGTGCACCAACCTGCCGTGCGCGCTCTCGGGCGGCGCGGATGCGGCCGAATACCTGAAGAAGAAGCTCGGCGTGGATTTCAACGAGACCACGGCCGACGGCGGCTTCACGCTGAAGGAAGGCGAGTGCATGGGCGCCTGCGGCGATGCGCCGGTGCTGCTGGTGGACAACAAGCGCATGTGCAGCTTCATGAGCAACGAGAAGCTGGACAAGCTGATCGAGGAGCTCAAGTAA